A single window of Nicotiana sylvestris chromosome 3, ASM39365v2, whole genome shotgun sequence DNA harbors:
- the LOC104219370 gene encoding uncharacterized protein: protein MECNKDEAVRAKTIAERKFEQKDFAGAKKFVLKAQALYPGLDGVTQMLTTLDVYISAENKISGEVDWYGILGVGPSADDETVRKQYRKLALILHPDKNKSVGAEGAFKLLSEAWSLLSDKSKRLAYNQRRSSRGFQQKAPVHSGGASAPPRNGFHNFPSRPNSGPKTHKNASRTSSSSVNSSSNQRSDTFWTICHRCKMHYEYLKIYLNHTLLCPNCHEAFLATETSPPFNYNKSSNSTRPWHQNLGNHAPNGNQFPIGGNASAGKTAASAAASSNTANSSNFRQDSYSRTAGVGSLDPSIAAKAANVVQQAHERMKRERDSQTSSGWGRAHPFTDREAPLKQRRLDEDGIRYGSNAPQYAERTYGFSSSKFNSTRELTPLENRNMLMEKARKEILKKLNEWRSQPQDTQKHKVKESKKEKQKNASAPGHNVNGNVESSAMKGVKKAVNASANDAYQEDPVPESMNVPDPDFHNFDQDRTENCFGDNEVWAAYDADDGMPRFYALINKVLSREPFKVRLSWLNSKTNSEFGPMEWVASGFYKTCGEFRIGRYETGKSVNSFSHKVQWSKGPRGSVQIFPKKGDVWALYRNWSPDWNENTPDDVIHKYDMVLVLDDYNEEQGISVVPLIKVAGFKTVFRPDLNSEKVIRITREEMFRFSHQVPSHLLTGEEAQNAPKGYQELDPAATPLELLQTLTETNEVPSIQNGGEVNGGSSQNVQETKTSETTDRILKSREEGIVES, encoded by the coding sequence ATGGAGTGCAATAAAGATGAGGCCGTTCGGGCAAAAACAATTGCAGAGCGGAAGTTCGAGCAGAAGGATTTTGCTGGTGCAAAGAAATTTGTCTTAAAAGCTCAGGCCTTGTATCCGGGGCTTGACGGTGTAACCCAGATGTTAACAACACTTGATGTCTATATCTCTGCCGAAAATAAAATAAGCGGGGAAGTGGATTGGTATGGGATACTTGGTGTGGGCCCCTCAGCTGATGATGAAACGGTGAGGAAGCAGTACAGGAAGCTAGCTCTCATCCTCCACCCGGATAAGAACAAATCTGTTGGTGCTGAAGGTGCATTTAAACTTTTGTCTGAGGCCTGGAGCTTGTTATCTGATAAATCCAAGAGGTTGGCATACAACCAGAGGAGGAGTTCAAGAGGATTCCAGCAGAAAGCTCCAGTGCACTCAGGTGGTGCATCAGCACCTCCACGGAATGGATTTCATAATTTTCCTAGTAGGCCAAATTCAGGCCCAAAGACTCATAAAAATGCTTCTCGAACGTCCTCTTCGTCAGTTAATTCTTCATCCAATCAAAGAAGTGATACTTTCTGGACCATTTGCCACCGATGCAAGATGCATTATGAATATTTGAAGATATATCTCAACCACACTCTTCTTTGCCCCAACTGTCATGAAGCTTTTTTGGCTACAGAAACATCTCCTCCATTCAATTATAACAAGTCATCCAATTCTACTCGCCCGTGGCATCAGAATCTAGGGAATCATGCACCTAATGGGAATCAGTTCCCTATAGGAGGAAATGCTAGTGCTGGTAAAACGGCAGCATCAGCAGCAGCAAGTTCTAATACTGCAAATTCTTCGAACTTTCGACAGGATTCATATTCCAGAACGGCTGGTGTTGGTAGCTTGGATCCTTCCATTGCAGCAAAAGCAGCAAATGTTGTCCAGCAGGCACATGAGAGAATGAAGAGAGAACGTGATTCACAGACTAGTTCTGGATGGGGGAGAGCTCATCCTTTTACTGACAGAGAGGCACCTCTTAAACAGAGAAGACTGGATGAGGATGGGATCCGTTATGGATCCAATGCGCCTCAGTATGCAGAAAGGACTTATGGTTTTTCATCTAGCAAGTTTAACAGTACCAGGGAGCTGACGCCACTTGAAAACCGAAATATGCTGATGGAGAAAGCTCGGAAAGAGATACTCAAGAAGTTGAATGAATGGAGATCGCAGCCGCAAGATACACAAAAACATAAggtaaaagagagcaaaaaagaaaaacagaagaaTGCTAGTGCTCCTGGTCATAATGTGAATGGGAATGTTGAGTCATCAGCTATGAAGGGAGTAAAGAAAGCTGTTAATGCTTCAGCTAATGATGCATATCAAGAGGATCCAGTGCCGGAGTCGATGAATGTACCAGATCCTGACTTTCACAATTTTGACCAGGATAGGACTGAAAATTGTTTCGGAGACAATGAAGTCTGGGCTGCATATGATGCTGATGATGGCATGCCACGTTTCTACGCTCTGATTAACAAAGTCCTCTCAAGAGAGCCATTTAAAGTGAGGCTCAGTTGGCTTAATTCAAAAACCAATAGTGAATTTGGTCCAATGGAGTGGGTAGCTTCAGGGTTCTACAAAACATGTGGTGAATTTAGGATTGGCAGATACGAGACAGGTAAGTCTGTGAATTCCTTCTCCCACAAGGTTCAGTGGTCAAAAGGCCCTCGTGGATCTGTTCAAATATTTCCCAAAAAGGGGGATGTTTGGGCCCTCTACAGAAATTGGTCTCCTGACTGGAACGAGAATACACCTGATGATGTCATACACAAATATGACATGGTCCTAGTTCTTGATGACTACAATGAGGAGCAGGGAATATCAGTTGTTCCTCTCATCAAAGTTGCTGGTTTTAAGACGGTCTTTCGTCCTGACCTGAATTCTGAGAAGGTGATAAGAATAACCAGAGAAGAGATGTTTCGTTTCTCTCATCAGGTCCCAAGCCACTTGCTTACAGGTGAAGAAGCTCAAAATGCTCCAAAGGGTTACCAGGAGCTTGATCCAGCTGCTACTCCATTGGAGCTTCTTCAGACATTAACTGAAACTAATGAGGTGCCATCTATTCAGAACGGTGGAGAGGTTAACGGAGGTTCATCACAGAATGTTCAAGAAACTAAAACTAGTGAGACTACTGATCGTATTCTCAAATCCAGGGAAGAGGGGATAGTAGAAAGTTAA